A single Phragmites australis chromosome 4, lpPhrAust1.1, whole genome shotgun sequence DNA region contains:
- the LOC133914962 gene encoding acyl carrier protein 2, chloroplastic-like: MAAPIAAAAARSAVLACSPARWVQGMDAVSFRVSASFSGQRASFLSLRLQRIPKRFQAPCSAKHETIDKVCKIVKNQLALAEDTTITGETKFGDLGADSLDTVEIVMSLEEAFQITVDESSAQGIQTVEDAAALIDKLVADKDA; the protein is encoded by the exons ATGGCTGctcccatcgccgccgccgccgcaagaTCGGCCGTCCTCGCCTGCTCCCCTGCCCGCTGGGTCCAG GGAATGGATGCAGTGTCGTTTCGAGTATCAGCATCTTTCTCCGGGCAAAGAGCAAGCTTTCTATCACTTCGATTGCAGCGGATTCCAAAGCGCTTTCAGGCGCCATGCTCG GCAAAACATGAAACTATTGATAAAGTTTGCAAAATAGTGAAGAATCAGTTAGCGTTAGCTGAAGACACCACTATAACAGGAGAGACAAAGTTTGGAGACCTTGGGGCTGATTCACTTGACACG GTTGAAATTGTGATGAGTCTTGAGGAGGCATTCCAAATCACCGTGGACGAATCAAGCGCTCAAGGGATCCAGACCGTGGAGGATGCCGCCGCTCTTATCGATAAGCTTGTGGCAGATAAGGATGCTTAA